One Phalacrocorax aristotelis chromosome 11, bGulAri2.1, whole genome shotgun sequence DNA segment encodes these proteins:
- the GDPD2 gene encoding glycerophosphoinositol inositolphosphodiesterase GDPD2 isoform X2: MADLHGCCRPCATCLLCLYSCQWITAKKEKRKGLRTTKCDCSWFLFLFCVFLFTLVWLYFTIIILNDFHNFNEFVFKQRKLWLDWSLVLLIGTAVLITYSAVLLLCGQPLKLHWLHKTLLILTALVVAAAFTGLGIKWAEEWRSAHISLQATGPFLHIGIVGGMTLLAWPLASFIYRTRNTGLKVFLLLVYCMVMIALYLAPLGITSPCIMEENQLPPKPALVGHRGAPMLAPENTLMSLRKAVDCDVQVFETDVMVSTDGVPFLMHDEELTRTTNVQDVFPERAALNSTAFNWTDLQQLDAGSWFLERRPFPTVQSLSAEDRDQVTEQRIPSLEQVLEAAKQSNISIMFDLRPENHSDYQSFVNATLEVILQSGIPLQRVLWLPDRFREQVKQQAPDIQQIYGRKRLQNEEPLLHVNLPYQNMSSEEIRQYRQDNISVNLYVVNQPWLFSVLWCSGVTSVTTNACQVLKEMKRPIWLLPSSTYLMIWIVADCTSFLVILWAFLLLKKCSQRRQSAESETDVLLTKINSLMHE, encoded by the exons ATGGCAGACCTGCATGGCTGCTGCCGCCCCTGTGccacctgcctgctctgcctctaCAGCTGCCAGTGGATCACTGCcaagaaggagaagaggaagggcTTGAGAACCACCAAG TGCGACTGCAGCtggttccttttccttttctgcgTCTTCCTCTTTACACTGGTGTGGCTCTACTTCACCATCATCATCCTCAATGATTTCCACAACTTCAATGA GTTCGTCTTCAAGCAGAGGAAGTTGTGGCTAGACTGGTCCCTGGTCCTGCTCATAGGTACAGCTGTGCTGATCACCTACtcggctgtgctgctg CTCTGCGGCCAGCCTTTGAAGCTACACTGGCTGCACAAG ACCCTGCTGATCTTAACTGCCCTGGTGGTGGCTGCAGCCTTCACAGGGCTGGGAATAAAGTGGGCGGAGGAGTGGAGAAGTGCACATATCTCCCTGCAG GCAACAGGTCCCTTCCTGCACATTGGAATCGTGGGGGGAATGACGCTCCTTGCCTGGCCCCTGGCCAGCTTCATCTACCGCACCCGCAATACAG GTCTCAAGGTGTTTCTACTGCTTGTGTACTGCATGGTCATGATTGCACTGTATCTGGCTCCTCTGGGAATCACCTCCCCTTGCATCATGGAGGAGAACCAGCTGCCCCCCAAGCCAGCCCTCGTTGGCCACCGGGGAGCCCCCATG CTGGCCCCCGAAAACACCCTCATGTCACTGCGCAAGGCGGTGGACTGTGATGTGCAAGTCTTTGAAACAGACGTCATGGTGAG TACTGATGGGGTCCCGTTCCTAATGCATGATGAGGAACTCACCAGGACCACCAACGTGCAGGATGTGTTCCCCGAGAGGGCCGCCCTGAACAGCACCGCCTTCAACTGGACAGACCTCCAGCAGCTGGATGCTGGCAGCTGGTTCCTGGAG CGGAGGCCATTTCCCACTGTGCAGAGTCTTTCTGCTGAAGATCGTGACCAGGTGACTGAACAGAGGATCCCATCACTGGAACAGGTGCTAGAGGCAGCCAAGCAGAGCAATATCTCCATCATGTTTGACCTCCGGCCTGAGAACCACAGTGACTACCAGAGCTTTGTCAATGCTACCCTGGAAGTGATCTTACAGTCAGGCATCCCATTACAGCGG GTCCTCTGGCTGCCGGATAGGTTCAGGGAACAGGTCAAACAGCAAGCCCCAGACATTCAGCAAATTTATGGCCGGAAGAGACTCCAGAATGAGGAGCCACTGCTGCATGTCAATCTACCCTACCAGAACATGAGCTCTGAGGAGATCAG GCAGTACCGCCAGGACAACATCTCTGTCAACTTGTATGTGGTGAACCAGCCCTGGCTCTTCTCTGTGCTGTGGTGCTCTGGGGTGACCTCTGTCACCACCAATGCCTGCCAGGTACTGAAGGAGATGAAACGCCCCATCTGGCTGCTC cccagcagcacatACCTCATGATCTGGATTGTTGCAGACTGCACTTCCTTCCTTGTCATCCTCTGGGCCTTCCTCTTGCTGAA GAAATGCTCCCAGAGAAGACAGTCAGCGG AGTCTGAGACAGATGTGCTGCTCACGAAGATCAACAGCTTGATGCACGAGTGA
- the GDPD2 gene encoding glycerophosphoinositol inositolphosphodiesterase GDPD2 isoform X1 produces the protein MADLHGCCRPCATCLLCLYSCQWITAKKEKRKGLRTTKCDCSWFLFLFCVFLFTLVWLYFTIIILNDFHNFNEFVFKQRKLWLDWSLVLLIGTAVLITYSAVLLVLALCLQLCGQPLKLHWLHKTLLILTALVVAAAFTGLGIKWAEEWRSAHISLQATGPFLHIGIVGGMTLLAWPLASFIYRTRNTGLKVFLLLVYCMVMIALYLAPLGITSPCIMEENQLPPKPALVGHRGAPMLAPENTLMSLRKAVDCDVQVFETDVMVSTDGVPFLMHDEELTRTTNVQDVFPERAALNSTAFNWTDLQQLDAGSWFLERRPFPTVQSLSAEDRDQVTEQRIPSLEQVLEAAKQSNISIMFDLRPENHSDYQSFVNATLEVILQSGIPLQRVLWLPDRFREQVKQQAPDIQQIYGRKRLQNEEPLLHVNLPYQNMSSEEIRQYRQDNISVNLYVVNQPWLFSVLWCSGVTSVTTNACQVLKEMKRPIWLLPSSTYLMIWIVADCTSFLVILWAFLLLKKCSQRRQSAESETDVLLTKINSLMHE, from the exons ATGGCAGACCTGCATGGCTGCTGCCGCCCCTGTGccacctgcctgctctgcctctaCAGCTGCCAGTGGATCACTGCcaagaaggagaagaggaagggcTTGAGAACCACCAAG TGCGACTGCAGCtggttccttttccttttctgcgTCTTCCTCTTTACACTGGTGTGGCTCTACTTCACCATCATCATCCTCAATGATTTCCACAACTTCAATGA GTTCGTCTTCAAGCAGAGGAAGTTGTGGCTAGACTGGTCCCTGGTCCTGCTCATAGGTACAGCTGTGCTGATCACCTACtcggctgtgctgctg GTCCTTGCTTTGTGCTTGCAGCTCTGCGGCCAGCCTTTGAAGCTACACTGGCTGCACAAG ACCCTGCTGATCTTAACTGCCCTGGTGGTGGCTGCAGCCTTCACAGGGCTGGGAATAAAGTGGGCGGAGGAGTGGAGAAGTGCACATATCTCCCTGCAG GCAACAGGTCCCTTCCTGCACATTGGAATCGTGGGGGGAATGACGCTCCTTGCCTGGCCCCTGGCCAGCTTCATCTACCGCACCCGCAATACAG GTCTCAAGGTGTTTCTACTGCTTGTGTACTGCATGGTCATGATTGCACTGTATCTGGCTCCTCTGGGAATCACCTCCCCTTGCATCATGGAGGAGAACCAGCTGCCCCCCAAGCCAGCCCTCGTTGGCCACCGGGGAGCCCCCATG CTGGCCCCCGAAAACACCCTCATGTCACTGCGCAAGGCGGTGGACTGTGATGTGCAAGTCTTTGAAACAGACGTCATGGTGAG TACTGATGGGGTCCCGTTCCTAATGCATGATGAGGAACTCACCAGGACCACCAACGTGCAGGATGTGTTCCCCGAGAGGGCCGCCCTGAACAGCACCGCCTTCAACTGGACAGACCTCCAGCAGCTGGATGCTGGCAGCTGGTTCCTGGAG CGGAGGCCATTTCCCACTGTGCAGAGTCTTTCTGCTGAAGATCGTGACCAGGTGACTGAACAGAGGATCCCATCACTGGAACAGGTGCTAGAGGCAGCCAAGCAGAGCAATATCTCCATCATGTTTGACCTCCGGCCTGAGAACCACAGTGACTACCAGAGCTTTGTCAATGCTACCCTGGAAGTGATCTTACAGTCAGGCATCCCATTACAGCGG GTCCTCTGGCTGCCGGATAGGTTCAGGGAACAGGTCAAACAGCAAGCCCCAGACATTCAGCAAATTTATGGCCGGAAGAGACTCCAGAATGAGGAGCCACTGCTGCATGTCAATCTACCCTACCAGAACATGAGCTCTGAGGAGATCAG GCAGTACCGCCAGGACAACATCTCTGTCAACTTGTATGTGGTGAACCAGCCCTGGCTCTTCTCTGTGCTGTGGTGCTCTGGGGTGACCTCTGTCACCACCAATGCCTGCCAGGTACTGAAGGAGATGAAACGCCCCATCTGGCTGCTC cccagcagcacatACCTCATGATCTGGATTGTTGCAGACTGCACTTCCTTCCTTGTCATCCTCTGGGCCTTCCTCTTGCTGAA GAAATGCTCCCAGAGAAGACAGTCAGCGG AGTCTGAGACAGATGTGCTGCTCACGAAGATCAACAGCTTGATGCACGAGTGA